A single Staphylococcus muscae DNA region contains:
- the auxB gene encoding lipoteichoic acid stability factor AuxB produces the protein MTGEVYTQIRRPVNRLAEKILGWLSWLLILGATVIAMFFGLVLFSNENSIQSLEYELANNPTVQEILANYNLTTTELVIQLQNGVWAFIVYLIVCLLISFLALISMNHRILSGILFLLVSFITLPLIVMLVPIFFFIVALMMFGRKERIESVPMYDAYEFEPQRPVYAEPQRDPVPPQREREYHNMHDDVTEQPEDVSIMSRTAKYHHKQSDATSSPEDDAHLDDTIVEDMQTVDASDKEINESSQSNGAPYTYQSFEDTVPLTKEELKQQKKEEKAQLKAERKAARKAKKAYAKEQRQNRPSASSQRRQNYEDRMKKQQERTEQDGANKE, from the coding sequence ATGACAGGTGAAGTATATACACAAATTAGACGACCTGTGAATCGGCTGGCCGAAAAAATATTAGGCTGGTTAAGTTGGTTATTAATATTAGGAGCAACTGTCATAGCCATGTTCTTTGGACTTGTCTTATTCAGTAATGAGAACTCCATTCAGAGTTTAGAATATGAACTTGCAAATAATCCAACAGTACAGGAGATTTTAGCAAACTATAATTTAACAACAACAGAATTAGTTATTCAATTACAAAATGGGGTATGGGCATTTATTGTTTATTTGATAGTCTGTTTATTGATTTCATTTTTAGCATTGATTTCGATGAACCATCGTATTCTATCAGGTATTCTATTTTTACTTGTCTCTTTCATTACGTTGCCATTGATTGTGATGCTCGTTCCAATCTTCTTTTTCATCGTTGCGTTAATGATGTTTGGTCGTAAAGAACGCATTGAATCTGTACCAATGTACGATGCATATGAATTTGAGCCGCAGAGACCTGTTTACGCTGAACCACAAAGAGATCCTGTACCGCCACAACGAGAAAGAGAATATCATAATATGCATGATGATGTGACAGAACAGCCCGAAGATGTTTCTATTATGTCACGAACAGCAAAATATCATCATAAACAATCGGACGCAACATCGTCACCTGAAGACGATGCCCATTTAGACGATACGATTGTTGAAGACATGCAAACAGTTGATGCTTCGGATAAAGAGATTAACGAATCATCACAAAGTAATGGTGCGCCGTATACGTATCAATCATTTGAAGATACAGTGCCGTTGACGAAAGAGGAATTGAAGCAACAGAAGAAGGAAGAAAAAGCTCAGTTGAAAGCAGAACGTAAAGCAGCGCGTAAGGCGAAAAAAGCTTATGCGAAAGAGCAACGTCAAAATAGACCGAGTGCTTCATCACAGCGACGTCAAAATTATGAAGACCGTATGAAGAAGCAACAAGAACGTACGGAACAAGATGGAGCGAATAAAGAATAG
- a CDS encoding DUF4064 domain-containing protein, which translates to MSDNYTYQSYETPEQQRTQETQPIPPNKPFKRTVEKVLTWVGLVLHLIWGLLIAFGVSMIPKIQSGSPELRKAMIEEGYDPELFNNVDPTSMIIFAIVMTVIPFILALIAVFLFKKSVLAGILLILAAVLGVVMSGSFIAALLWFVAAIMLFVRKPKDPKYVVSNDERHTI; encoded by the coding sequence ATGTCAGATAACTATACATATCAGTCATATGAAACACCTGAACAACAACGAACACAAGAGACGCAACCCATTCCACCGAACAAACCGTTCAAAAGAACAGTTGAGAAAGTATTAACATGGGTTGGATTAGTATTACATCTTATTTGGGGCTTGTTAATTGCATTTGGTGTATCAATGATACCAAAAATCCAATCAGGAAGCCCTGAGTTACGTAAAGCAATGATTGAAGAAGGTTATGATCCAGAGTTATTTAATAACGTTGACCCCACATCAATGATTATTTTTGCGATTGTGATGACGGTCATTCCGTTTATTTTAGCTTTAATCGCAGTCTTTTTATTCAAAAAGTCTGTATTAGCAGGTATTTTACTCATTTTGGCAGCTGTATTAGGTGTCGTGATGAGCGGTAGCTTTATCGCTGCATTATTATGGTTTGTGGCAGCAATCATGTTATTTGTTCGCAAGCCAAAAGACCCGAAATATGTCGTGTCTAATGATGAACGTCATACAATTTAA
- a CDS encoding YktB family protein produces the protein MVRYTFKQEDFKVFEVEGLAERMSALDAHIRPQLRALGDYFAEYLESVTGETFYPHVAKHARRTVNPPKDTWVAIATNPRGYKMLPHFQIGLFEDHLFVMYGMMHENPNKANDVQVFEKNWETLITLPPDFQISLDHTKPDKSKISHLSETEVEKGIQRAKNVKKGEFFVARSLTPNAPELADDDKFIAFLEETFDYLLKFYR, from the coding sequence ATGGTACGTTATACATTCAAACAAGAAGATTTTAAAGTTTTTGAAGTTGAAGGATTAGCTGAACGCATGTCAGCACTTGATGCCCACATTCGACCACAACTTCGTGCATTGGGTGATTATTTTGCTGAATACCTTGAAAGTGTGACAGGAGAAACTTTTTACCCACACGTTGCCAAACATGCACGCCGTACGGTCAACCCTCCTAAAGATACATGGGTTGCCATTGCGACGAATCCACGTGGATACAAGATGTTACCCCATTTTCAAATTGGTTTATTTGAAGACCACCTTTTCGTGATGTATGGCATGATGCACGAGAATCCAAACAAAGCGAATGATGTTCAAGTATTTGAAAAAAATTGGGAAACATTAATCACTTTACCGCCTGACTTCCAAATATCACTTGATCATACAAAACCGGATAAGTCTAAAATCAGCCATTTATCTGAAACAGAAGTTGAAAAAGGCATTCAACGTGCTAAAAATGTTAAGAAAGGCGAATTTTTTGTCGCTCGTTCATTGACACCTAATGCACCTGAACTTGCAGATGATGATAAATTTATCGCTTTTCTTGAAGAAACTTTTGACTACCTACTTAAATTTTACCGTTAA
- a CDS encoding inositol monophosphatase family protein, which translates to MHLYDYAKQLVLEAGNHLRKMMSEAIDIETKSNPNDLVTNVDKAVEQFLFDEIKTTYPNHQIIGEEGHGHDVHDLKGTVWVIDPIDGTLNFVHQSENFAISIGIFKDGKPYAGFVYDVMADTLYHAKAGFGAYKNERLLEPIKDTQLAQSVIGMNPNWLAAKKITPVLAPIVSESRTARAYGSAALEIVYVATGQLAAYITPRLQPWDFAGGMIILHEVGGVATNFMGDPLTITHPDSVVVGNQAVHKTIMKQYMQPHHDFLAPWHTNYRS; encoded by the coding sequence ATGCATTTATATGATTATGCAAAGCAGCTTGTGTTAGAAGCAGGCAATCATTTGCGCAAGATGATGAGTGAAGCGATAGATATAGAGACGAAATCAAATCCTAACGATCTCGTAACAAATGTTGATAAAGCGGTAGAACAATTCCTGTTTGATGAGATAAAAACAACGTATCCTAATCATCAAATCATTGGAGAAGAAGGACACGGACACGATGTGCATGATTTGAAAGGGACCGTATGGGTGATTGACCCAATTGATGGGACGCTGAATTTTGTGCATCAAAGTGAAAACTTTGCGATCTCAATTGGTATTTTTAAAGATGGAAAACCATATGCGGGATTCGTCTATGACGTCATGGCAGATACGTTATATCATGCTAAAGCAGGCTTTGGGGCATATAAAAATGAACGTTTATTAGAACCGATTAAAGATACACAATTAGCACAAAGTGTCATAGGGATGAATCCCAATTGGTTAGCTGCGAAAAAAATCACACCTGTATTAGCACCGATTGTTAGTGAATCAAGAACGGCACGTGCATATGGCTCGGCGGCACTAGAAATTGTTTATGTAGCAACAGGTCAACTTGCTGCTTACATCACGCCGAGATTACAGCCATGGGACTTTGCTGGTGGTATGATTATCTTACATGAAGTGGGGGGTGTAGCGACGAACTTTATGGGAGATCCGCTCACAATCACACACCCTGACTCTGTCGTTGTGGGGAATCAAGCCGTTCATAAAACAATTATGAAGCAGTATATGCAACCGCATCATGACTTTTTAGCGCCATGGCATACAAATTATCGTAGTTAG
- a CDS encoding DUF5325 family protein: MQKSKTIFLVLAIIAVFFLTMFSFAIAAGSLLWMVITFALMMATFGYGFTLKKKYRENDWL, encoded by the coding sequence ATGCAAAAATCTAAAACTATTTTTCTTGTTTTGGCGATTATTGCCGTTTTCTTTCTAACAATGTTTAGTTTTGCCATTGCTGCTGGCAGCTTATTATGGATGGTTATTACATTTGCATTGATGATGGCAACATTCGGCTATGGCTTTACATTAAAAAAGAAATATCGTGAGAACGACTGGTTATAA
- the typA gene encoding translational GTPase TypA yields the protein MTSRREDVRNIAIIAHVDHGKTTLVDELLKQSGIFRENEHVEERAMDSNDIERERGITILAKNTAIDYKGTRINILDTPGHADFGGEVERIMKMVDGVVLVVDAYEGTMPQTRFVLKKALEQNLKPVVVVNKIDKPSARPEGVVDEVLDLFIELDANDEQLEFPVVYASAVNGTASLDSDKQDENMQCLYETIMEYVPAPIDNRDEPLQFQPALLDYNDYVGRIGIGRVFRGTIKVGDSVSLLKLDGSVKNFRVTKIFGFFGLKREEIQEAYAGDLIAVSGMEDINVGETITPQDNQEALPVLRIDEPTLEMTFRVNNSPFAGREGQFVTARQIQERLDMQLETDVSLKVTPTDSPDAWTVAGRGELHLSILIENMRREGFELQVSKPQVILKDIDGELHEPFERVQAEVPEEYAGAIIESLGQRKGEMVDMVTTDNGLTRLIFNVPARGLIGYTTEFMSMTRGYGIINHTFDEFRPRIKGRLGGRRNGVLVSMDQGSASEYAILGLEDRGINFMEPGTEVYEGMIVGQNNRENDLTVNITKVKHQTNVRSATKDQTETMKKPRILSLEEALEFINDDELVEVTPENVRLRKKILNKGQREKEAKRIKQMMEENA from the coding sequence ATGACAAGTAGAAGAGAAGATGTGCGCAACATTGCGATTATTGCTCACGTAGACCATGGGAAAACAACATTGGTCGATGAATTATTAAAACAATCAGGTATTTTCCGTGAGAACGAGCATGTTGAAGAACGTGCAATGGACTCGAATGATATTGAAAGAGAACGTGGTATTACAATTTTAGCGAAAAATACTGCGATCGATTATAAAGGAACACGCATTAACATTCTAGATACACCAGGTCACGCTGACTTTGGTGGAGAAGTAGAACGTATTATGAAAATGGTAGACGGGGTTGTCCTTGTTGTTGATGCGTATGAAGGCACAATGCCACAAACACGTTTCGTATTGAAAAAGGCATTGGAACAAAACTTAAAACCAGTTGTTGTTGTGAATAAAATTGACAAGCCATCTGCACGTCCAGAAGGCGTTGTTGATGAAGTGTTAGACTTATTTATCGAACTTGATGCAAATGATGAACAGTTAGAATTCCCTGTTGTGTATGCTTCAGCGGTTAATGGAACAGCAAGTCTTGATTCAGATAAACAAGATGAAAATATGCAATGCTTGTATGAAACAATTATGGAGTATGTACCGGCACCAATCGATAACCGTGACGAGCCATTACAATTTCAACCTGCATTGTTAGACTATAATGATTATGTAGGCCGTATCGGTATTGGCCGTGTATTTCGTGGAACGATTAAGGTTGGCGATAGCGTATCATTATTGAAATTGGACGGTTCAGTGAAAAACTTCCGTGTAACGAAAATTTTTGGTTTCTTCGGTTTAAAACGTGAAGAAATTCAAGAAGCATATGCGGGCGACCTGATTGCTGTATCAGGTATGGAAGATATCAACGTGGGTGAAACAATTACACCGCAAGATAACCAAGAAGCATTACCTGTATTGCGTATCGATGAACCAACTTTAGAGATGACATTCCGTGTCAATAACTCTCCATTCGCAGGTCGTGAAGGTCAGTTCGTGACAGCACGTCAAATTCAAGAGCGTTTAGACATGCAACTTGAAACAGATGTTTCACTTAAAGTTACACCAACTGATTCCCCTGATGCATGGACAGTGGCAGGTCGTGGTGAGTTACATCTATCGATCTTAATCGAGAATATGCGTCGTGAAGGTTTTGAATTGCAAGTATCAAAACCACAAGTTATCTTGAAGGATATCGATGGAGAGTTGCATGAACCATTTGAACGTGTTCAAGCTGAAGTACCTGAAGAATATGCAGGTGCGATCATTGAATCACTTGGACAACGTAAAGGTGAAATGGTCGACATGGTAACAACTGATAACGGATTAACACGTTTAATCTTTAATGTACCAGCACGTGGCTTGATCGGTTATACAACAGAATTTATGTCAATGACACGTGGTTATGGTATTATCAACCACACATTTGATGAGTTCCGTCCACGTATCAAAGGACGTCTTGGTGGCCGTCGCAACGGTGTACTCGTATCAATGGACCAAGGCAGCGCAAGTGAATATGCAATCTTAGGATTAGAAGATCGTGGTATCAACTTTATGGAACCGGGTACAGAAGTGTACGAAGGTATGATCGTTGGACAAAACAATCGTGAAAATGACTTAACAGTTAACATTACGAAAGTGAAACACCAAACAAATGTCCGTTCTGCGACTAAAGATCAAACAGAAACAATGAAAAAACCACGTATTTTGTCTCTTGAAGAAGCACTTGAGTTTATTAATGATGACGAACTTGTAGAAGTAACACCTGAAAACGTTCGTTTAAGAAAGAAAATCTTGAATAAAGGTCAACGTGAAAAAGAAGCAAAACGCATCAAACAAATGATGGAAGAGAACGCATAA
- a CDS encoding NADH-dependent flavin oxidoreductase, producing the protein MNEKFAPLFQSLTFPNGKKIGNRFVLAPLTHTISNEDGTVSEREVAYMSSRTKGVGLAITAASYTNEEGKAFPGQPSISKEADIEGLRRVAETIKENGATAIVQIHHGGVKSLPQLVPNGDVKGPSEIETSGWGEKTAHSAREMTGEEIYQAIEDFGRATSLAIKAGFDGVEIHGANHYLIHQFFSPYYNRRHDMWGEPLRFPVAVVDEVLRVAEEEGPENFIVGYRFSPEEAETPGITMERTKCLVDTLIEKPLDYLHVSLGDIQSRTREGEYAGEKRISLLLDWIDGRMPLIGVGSIFNGEDVLAAQETGVPLIAIGRGLLFDPQLVQKIEAGREDEIIDYFDAEREDKHSLPDELWESFVTEHYASPKKNER; encoded by the coding sequence ATGAATGAGAAATTTGCACCACTGTTCCAATCATTGACGTTTCCTAATGGGAAAAAGATTGGAAATCGTTTTGTACTTGCGCCATTAACGCATACGATATCAAATGAAGATGGCACAGTATCGGAAAGAGAAGTGGCGTATATGTCGTCTCGTACGAAAGGTGTGGGCCTTGCGATTACGGCTGCGAGTTATACGAATGAAGAAGGTAAAGCATTCCCAGGTCAGCCTTCTATTTCGAAGGAAGCGGATATTGAAGGCTTGCGTCGTGTTGCGGAGACGATTAAAGAGAATGGCGCAACAGCGATTGTTCAAATCCACCACGGTGGCGTGAAGTCGTTGCCACAATTGGTGCCGAATGGTGATGTGAAAGGGCCAAGTGAAATTGAAACGAGCGGTTGGGGTGAAAAAACTGCACACAGTGCACGTGAGATGACTGGGGAAGAAATCTATCAAGCAATTGAAGACTTTGGACGTGCGACATCTCTTGCGATTAAAGCAGGTTTTGATGGTGTTGAAATTCACGGTGCCAATCATTATTTAATTCATCAATTCTTCTCACCGTATTACAATCGTCGACATGATATGTGGGGTGAACCATTACGTTTCCCAGTAGCTGTTGTGGATGAAGTGTTACGTGTTGCAGAAGAAGAAGGGCCTGAAAACTTTATCGTTGGATATCGTTTCTCACCAGAAGAAGCGGAAACACCAGGTATCACTATGGAACGTACAAAATGTTTAGTGGATACGTTAATCGAAAAACCACTAGATTATTTACATGTATCTTTAGGTGATATTCAATCACGCACAAGAGAAGGTGAATATGCAGGGGAAAAACGTATTTCACTCTTGCTTGATTGGATTGATGGGCGTATGCCGTTAATTGGTGTTGGCTCTATATTTAATGGAGAAGATGTTCTAGCTGCTCAAGAAACAGGTGTACCATTGATTGCGATAGGACGTGGCTTATTATTTGATCCTCAGCTTGTTCAAAAGATTGAAGCGGGTCGAGAAGATGAAATTATTGACTACTTTGACGCTGAAAGAGAAGATAAACACTCACTTCCGGATGAATTATGGGAATCATTTGTGACAGAACATTATGCATCACCGAAGAAAAACGAGCGTTAA
- a CDS encoding DUF2197 domain-containing protein, giving the protein MRKVTCVICDTEVLLDENTLLSKRLKNNPIRTFMCDECKSRLDTPRQRPSQSLTTEKSHDA; this is encoded by the coding sequence ATGCGAAAAGTGACATGTGTCATCTGCGACACTGAGGTATTACTAGACGAAAATACCTTGTTATCGAAACGCTTAAAAAATAACCCCATTCGTACTTTTATGTGTGATGAATGTAAGAGCCGCTTGGATACACCACGGCAACGACCTTCTCAATCATTGACTACTGAAAAAAGTCATGATGCGTAA
- a CDS encoding YlaN family protein, which translates to MSKQHDYRTAAYDQLNQDAERILQLIKVQIDNLTLPQCPLYEEVLDTQMYGLQKEVNFAVNLGLVDQEDGKALMLRLEKELSKLHEAFLRI; encoded by the coding sequence ATGAGCAAGCAACATGATTATAGAACTGCTGCATATGACCAATTGAACCAAGATGCAGAGCGCATTTTACAACTTATCAAAGTTCAAATAGATAATTTAACGTTACCGCAGTGTCCATTATACGAAGAAGTATTGGATACACAGATGTATGGTTTACAGAAGGAAGTCAATTTTGCTGTAAATCTAGGGTTAGTGGATCAAGAAGACGGCAAGGCATTAATGTTACGTCTTGAGAAAGAATTATCAAAATTACACGAAGCATTTTTACGTATATAA
- a CDS encoding FtsW/RodA/SpoVE family cell cycle protein, with protein sequence MNRIKNFFRYILGTSKYIDFPLLLTYIALCLIGLTMVYSASMVPATRGTLTGGIAVSGTYFYMRQLIYVIVGFGIVFFMAYIMDIRILKNRNVQQGMMAVLLLLLFATLVFGSEINGSKSWLNLGFMNLQASELLKVGIILYVPYIIDRKWVQIQQNPKVVYGPLFFVGFIIVLVLFQKDVGQTMLLTAILICIFIYTGIGMKNILRLLSAPFLGLIVGIIIIVVFRINILPAYLTARFSALENPFNYESGIGYHLANSLLAIGNGGLFGRGLGNSVMKLGYLPEPHTDFIFAIICEELGFIGALIVLILIYSIVYRALVMASRTDSYFYKLVCVGIASYIGIQAFVNLGGISGLIPLTGVPLPFISFGGSSMMSLSMAMGLLLLVGKQIKYEEARQRYYEKRR encoded by the coding sequence ATGAACCGAATAAAAAATTTTTTTCGATATATTTTGGGTACTTCTAAATATATCGATTTTCCGTTATTACTCACTTATATCGCACTCTGTTTAATTGGACTTACGATGGTATATAGTGCGAGTATGGTGCCTGCTACACGTGGGACATTAACTGGGGGTATTGCCGTATCGGGTACATACTTTTATATGCGACAGCTGATCTATGTCATCGTCGGGTTTGGTATTGTATTTTTTATGGCGTATATCATGGATATTCGTATTTTAAAGAACCGAAATGTCCAACAAGGTATGATGGCCGTCTTGCTACTCTTATTATTTGCGACGCTTGTTTTCGGTAGTGAGATCAATGGTTCTAAGAGTTGGTTGAACTTAGGATTTATGAATTTACAGGCATCTGAGTTACTCAAGGTAGGTATCATACTATATGTTCCCTATATCATTGATAGAAAGTGGGTACAAATACAACAGAATCCTAAAGTTGTCTATGGGCCACTGTTCTTTGTAGGCTTCATCATTGTACTCGTGTTATTCCAAAAAGACGTTGGACAAACGATGCTACTCACTGCCATATTAATTTGTATTTTTATTTATACTGGAATCGGTATGAAAAATATTTTGAGATTACTATCGGCACCTTTTTTAGGTTTGATCGTAGGGATCATCATTATTGTTGTTTTTCGAATCAATATATTACCCGCATATTTAACGGCACGCTTTAGTGCGTTAGAGAATCCGTTCAATTATGAATCAGGTATCGGTTATCACCTAGCCAATTCGTTATTAGCAATTGGGAATGGTGGATTGTTTGGCCGTGGACTAGGCAATAGTGTGATGAAGCTTGGCTACTTACCAGAGCCCCATACCGATTTTATTTTTGCGATTATTTGTGAAGAGCTTGGCTTTATCGGTGCATTAATCGTACTGATACTTATATATTCGATTGTTTATCGTGCGCTTGTGATGGCATCTCGTACAGATTCTTATTTCTATAAGTTAGTCTGTGTTGGGATTGCAAGTTATATTGGTATACAAGCTTTCGTCAACTTAGGTGGTATTTCTGGACTTATCCCACTGACAGGTGTGCCATTACCATTCATTAGTTTTGGTGGATCTTCTATGATGAGTTTAAGTATGGCGATGGGGCTACTACTCCTTGTCGGTAAACAAATTAAATATGAAGAAGCACGACAACGTTACTATGAAAAGCGACGTTAA